CCTCGCCTTCTCGCGCCGCCTGCGCACGTGTCACACGACCTGGAAGTGGTGCGTGCCGTCGCGCCGCAGTTGCTCGACGAGGCCGAACTCCCAGTCGAGATACGCCTGCATGGCGGCCGCCGCATTGCCGGTGCCTTCGTACGGACGGCGATAGCGATCGTCGCGCGCGCTGGCCAGATGCGTCTCGCCCGAGGCCAGCGGCAGCCCGGTATGGATCCACGCCTGCGTACCGCCTTCGAGCACGACGATCTCGGCATCGGTCAGACGCCGCAGGTCGGCGGCCGCGAAACGCGCCAGCAGGCTGGAACCGCACGTCAGCACATAACGCTGCACGGGACCGATCTTGCGCAAGGCCTCTGCGAGCCGGGCGCGAATCACGAACCACGCGCCCGGAATGTGCCGTTTGACGTAGTTGACGCCCGACGTGAAATCCAGCACGGCAAGCTGGCCCGGCGCTGCTTCGTCGAGCCAGCGCGCGAGCAGGGCCGGGGTGACGGTGGCCACGTCCGGCGCGCTAGGCGTGTGAAGCGGCCAGCCGCCCTGCGCGCTGCGTGCGTCGGCGCCATGCGGCTCGACGACGTAGACCGTCCAGCCCATCTGCGCGAGCCACGAACCGGTCATGTCGGCGCGCACGCCGTCGTCATCCGTCAGCACGATCCATGCGCCGCGCACCGGGGCGTGATGATCCGTTTCCTGCACGAGTTGTCCGCCGGGGGCACTCGCGAAATCCGGCAGATGCCCGGCCGCGTATTCTTCCGGCGTACGCACATCGAAGCGATAGACGGTGCGCCCCGGCACGTTCAGCGAAGGCACCGCTTCCAACGCAATGCGGCGCACGCCCGCACGATCCGCAACGGCCCGGGCGCCTTCGCGCGCCACGGCCAGCGTGGCCTCGCGCACCGTCGCCGGGTGACGGCGATGGGCGCCATGTTCGAGCGTCTGACCGGCGAGGGTCCAGCCGATGGTACCGTTGCGAAGCGCGGCCACCGGATTCGGCAGACCGGCGTTCACGAGCGATTGCGTGCCGATGATGCTGCGCGTGCGGCCGGCGCAATTGACGATCACACGCGTGGCCGGATCCGGGGCGAGTTCGCGAATGCGCAACACCAGCTCGGCGCCGGGCATGCTCGTCGAACCGGGAATGTTCATGGTCTGGTATTCGTCGAAACGGCGTGCATCGACGACGACCACGTCGGCTTCCGAATCGAGCAGCGCCTGCACCTCCTGCGCGCTGAGCGAGGGCGTATGCCGCAGCCCTTCGACCCATTCGCCGAAGGCTTTGCTCGGCACGTTCACGTCGCGAAACACCTCGCCACCGGCAGCGATCCAGCCGTCCAGCCCGCCGGCGAGCAGATTGACGCCGGTGTAGCCGAGTCTGCGCAGCACGGCCGCCGCACGCGGCGCAAGATCTTCGCCGTCATGTGCGCCGTAGAGGACGATGCGCGTGTCGCGGCGCGGAATGCGCGCCCACGCGTCGATTTCCACGCGGGACAACGGCAGGTTCGCGGCCCACAGGGGGTGCGCCTGCGCATAGGGAT
This is a stretch of genomic DNA from Pandoraea faecigallinarum. It encodes these proteins:
- a CDS encoding rhodanese-related sulfurtransferase, with translation MTVSVQSTDVPSQAADATFPELTYADVRAALLAREEIALLDVREEDPYAQAHPLWAANLPLSRVEIDAWARIPRRDTRIVLYGAHDGEDLAPRAAAVLRRLGYTGVNLLAGGLDGWIAAGGEVFRDVNVPSKAFGEWVEGLRHTPSLSAQEVQALLDSEADVVVVDARRFDEYQTMNIPGSTSMPGAELVLRIRELAPDPATRVIVNCAGRTRSIIGTQSLVNAGLPNPVAALRNGTIGWTLAGQTLEHGAHRRHPATVREATLAVAREGARAVADRAGVRRIALEAVPSLNVPGRTVYRFDVRTPEEYAAGHLPDFASAPGGQLVQETDHHAPVRGAWIVLTDDDGVRADMTGSWLAQMGWTVYVVEPHGADARSAQGGWPLHTPSAPDVATVTPALLARWLDEAAPGQLAVLDFTSGVNYVKRHIPGAWFVIRARLAEALRKIGPVQRYVLTCGSSLLARFAAADLRRLTDAEIVVLEGGTQAWIHTGLPLASGETHLASARDDRYRRPYEGTGNAAAAMQAYLDWEFGLVEQLRRDGTHHFQVV